From Actinosynnema mirum DSM 43827, a single genomic window includes:
- a CDS encoding L,D-transpeptidase: MGKSRKRGALGIAVLGVVATLLTACSSGAGDSAGNGSDTTPVAAQSSEPAKPVSLSLGPANQTADVAPGLPVVATATDGRITEAVLTNAEGKTVAGQLSADGAQWVNTEALGYQKQYTLSVTGQGSDGKPVTQTSSFTTVKPRTQTFLSVNPMDGTTVGIGQPLAFYFDEPIADKAAAEAMISITTEPKVDGAFYWFKDDEVHWRPQNYWAAGTKVTIDAKVYGKHLGNGVYGEKDRRIQTTIGDAVVHEADGQTHQVVTKINGQVARTMPTSMGNAANTTPVGTYVLTEKHDHMVMDSRTYGLALDAGGYVTPVDWATRMSNSGIFFHSAPWSIGDQGVRNVSHGCLNLSPENAKWVFDLSKPGDIVIVTNSGGPRLESWDGFGDWQVPWEEWVKGGKR; the protein is encoded by the coding sequence ATGGGCAAGTCGCGCAAGCGGGGGGCGCTGGGAATCGCTGTGCTCGGGGTCGTCGCGACCCTGCTCACAGCGTGTTCGAGCGGTGCGGGCGATTCGGCGGGCAACGGGAGCGACACGACGCCGGTGGCGGCGCAGTCCTCCGAACCCGCCAAGCCGGTGTCGCTCAGCCTCGGACCCGCCAACCAGACGGCGGACGTCGCACCGGGACTCCCGGTCGTGGCGACCGCCACCGACGGCAGGATCACCGAGGCCGTGCTGACCAACGCGGAGGGCAAGACCGTCGCCGGTCAGCTCTCGGCCGACGGCGCGCAGTGGGTCAACACCGAGGCGCTCGGCTACCAGAAGCAGTACACGCTCTCGGTCACCGGCCAGGGCTCGGACGGCAAGCCGGTCACGCAGACCTCCAGCTTCACCACCGTGAAGCCGAGGACGCAGACCTTCCTGTCGGTGAACCCGATGGACGGCACCACCGTCGGCATCGGCCAGCCGCTGGCGTTCTACTTCGACGAGCCGATCGCGGACAAGGCCGCCGCCGAGGCGATGATCTCCATCACCACGGAGCCCAAGGTCGACGGCGCGTTCTACTGGTTCAAGGACGACGAGGTGCACTGGCGCCCGCAGAACTACTGGGCGGCGGGCACCAAGGTCACCATCGACGCCAAGGTCTACGGCAAGCACCTGGGCAACGGGGTGTACGGCGAGAAGGACCGCCGCATCCAGACGACCATCGGCGACGCGGTGGTCCACGAGGCGGACGGCCAGACCCACCAGGTCGTCACCAAGATCAACGGTCAGGTCGCGCGCACCATGCCCACCTCCATGGGCAACGCGGCCAACACCACCCCGGTCGGCACCTACGTGCTGACCGAGAAGCACGACCACATGGTCATGGACTCGCGCACGTACGGCCTCGCGCTGGACGCGGGCGGCTACGTCACCCCGGTCGACTGGGCGACGCGCATGTCCAACAGCGGCATCTTCTTCCACAGCGCCCCGTGGTCGATCGGCGACCAGGGCGTGCGCAACGTCAGCCACGGCTGCCTGAACCTGTCGCCCGAGAACGCGAAGTGGGTCTTCGACCTGTCGAAGCCCGGCGACATCGTGATCGTCACCAACTCCGGCGGCCCGCGCCTGGAGTCGTGGGACGGCTTCGGCGACTGGCAGGTGCCGTGGGAGGAGTGGGTGAAGGGCGGCAAGAGGTAG
- a CDS encoding DEAD/DEAH box helicase translates to MPLRLVVQLPTAGTGPIASPELVGASGAAAAVRGTPRLHSWLVPAVRVEGLPERIVDGRLGASARFYLEVLAFADDLVARGRVVPGVDGGAARWRAVLSGVDAVRFAALRAGMPPSFRAAQESVEPDRLTRAALDRAVDRRVRDGDFSGVDLDEPGATGIWLRALVGNPVLGAASGAVARLRERVEHWQGSALRRPLLRTCFRLTAPDQSVADEDVSAGPGPGGDGGGRWELEFLVQAVDEPSVVVPAEQLWSRGNNVLRRFATRPEDVLLADLGRASRLYPALDRALGEQRPARLVLDVAGAHDFLVRANELSQAGFGVLVPSWWREPRRVGLALSVSGGGDGTGWGAAGQGAAGQGAAGLGGAGRGGAAGAVPKESSLGLKVLLDYRWSLALGDEELAEPELRALAEAKVPLVRLRGQWVQVDQRGLTAGLAFLRRGGGGRMTVGQALAHAGALTRPAGRNTHDENTGDENTDDENAGDKTMTSAANLDGANPRESNGNGSGGSDPDGLPHGWFGALPLPVTAVRGDGALGALLAGGGDRVLEEVAAPEGLTAVLRPYQARGLAWLAFLDSLGLGACLADDMGLGKTVQLLALEALCRQGDGGSRAPTLLVCPLSVLGNWQREAARFTPGLRVRVHHGPERDVSGIGEGCDLVLTTYAVVVRDVEALRGVRWDRVVLDEAQNVKNSSTRQFRAVRSLDARHRVALTGTPVENRLAELWSVMDFANPGVLGTVSTFRARFAVPVERHGDEDAAVRLRRVTAPFVLRRLKTDPRVISDLPDKIEVKQLCPLTPEQASLYQAVLDDMLAKVDGSEGQERRGLVLASLSKLKQVCNHPAQLLGDGSRVAGRSGKVNRLEEVLEEVLADGDKALCFTQFTEFGSLLAPHLSARFDTDVLFLHGGTPKRARDAMVERFQGEGGPSVFLLSLKAGGTGLNLTAANHVIHLDRWWNPAVEDQATDRAFRIGQRRHVQVRKFVCAGTVEERIDRMVEQKRGLARMVVGTGEDWITELSTGQLRELLSLTGEVFDE, encoded by the coding sequence GTGCCGTTGCGGTTGGTGGTGCAGTTGCCCACCGCTGGGACCGGGCCGATCGCTTCCCCGGAGCTGGTGGGGGCTTCCGGGGCCGCGGCTGCGGTGCGTGGGACACCTCGGTTGCACTCCTGGTTGGTTCCGGCGGTGCGGGTGGAGGGGCTGCCCGAGCGGATCGTGGACGGCAGGCTTGGGGCTTCGGCTCGGTTCTACCTGGAGGTCCTCGCGTTCGCCGACGACCTGGTGGCCAGGGGGCGCGTGGTGCCCGGTGTGGACGGTGGGGCGGCGCGGTGGCGGGCGGTGTTGTCCGGGGTGGACGCGGTGCGGTTCGCCGCGTTGCGGGCGGGGATGCCTCCCTCGTTCCGGGCGGCTCAGGAGTCCGTTGAGCCGGATCGGCTCACCAGGGCCGCGCTCGACCGGGCAGTGGACCGGCGGGTTCGGGACGGGGACTTCTCCGGGGTCGACCTCGACGAGCCCGGCGCCACGGGGATCTGGTTGCGGGCGCTGGTCGGCAACCCGGTGCTGGGCGCGGCCAGCGGGGCCGTGGCCAGGCTTCGGGAGCGGGTCGAGCACTGGCAGGGCAGTGCGCTGCGACGTCCGCTGCTGCGGACCTGCTTCCGGTTGACCGCGCCCGATCAGAGCGTCGCCGACGAGGACGTCAGCGCGGGGCCCGGTCCGGGCGGGGACGGGGGTGGGCGGTGGGAGCTGGAGTTCCTGGTGCAGGCCGTCGACGAGCCGAGCGTCGTGGTGCCCGCCGAGCAGTTGTGGTCGCGGGGGAACAACGTCCTGCGCCGGTTCGCCACCCGGCCGGAGGACGTGCTGCTCGCCGACCTCGGGCGGGCCAGTCGGCTCTACCCGGCGCTCGACCGGGCGCTGGGCGAGCAGCGGCCCGCGCGGCTGGTGCTGGACGTGGCGGGCGCGCACGACTTCCTGGTGCGCGCGAACGAGCTGTCGCAGGCCGGGTTCGGGGTGCTGGTGCCCTCGTGGTGGCGCGAACCCCGACGGGTCGGGCTGGCCCTGTCGGTGTCCGGTGGTGGGGACGGGACCGGGTGGGGTGCGGCTGGGCAGGGTGCGGCTGGGCAGGGTGCGGCGGGGCTGGGCGGGGCTGGGCGGGGTGGGGCCGCCGGGGCGGTGCCCAAGGAGAGCTCGCTCGGGTTGAAGGTGCTGCTGGACTACCGGTGGTCGTTGGCGCTCGGGGACGAGGAGCTGGCCGAACCCGAGCTGCGGGCGCTGGCCGAGGCGAAGGTGCCGCTGGTGCGGTTGCGCGGGCAGTGGGTGCAGGTCGACCAGCGTGGACTCACCGCCGGGCTCGCGTTCCTGCGGCGCGGTGGTGGCGGGCGGATGACGGTGGGGCAGGCGCTCGCCCACGCGGGCGCGCTGACCCGGCCGGCCGGCAGGAACACCCATGACGAGAACACCGGTGACGAGAACACCGATGACGAGAACGCCGGTGACAAGACCATGACCAGCGCTGCGAACCTCGATGGCGCGAATCCCCGTGAGAGCAACGGCAACGGCAGTGGTGGCAGCGATCCCGACGGCCTCCCCCACGGCTGGTTCGGGGCGCTGCCCCTGCCCGTCACCGCCGTGCGCGGGGACGGGGCGCTGGGGGCGTTGCTCGCCGGGGGCGGGGATCGGGTGCTGGAGGAGGTCGCCGCGCCCGAGGGGTTGACCGCCGTGCTCCGGCCCTACCAGGCGCGGGGGTTGGCGTGGTTGGCGTTCCTGGACTCGTTGGGGCTCGGGGCGTGCCTGGCCGATGACATGGGGCTCGGCAAGACCGTGCAGCTGCTCGCCCTCGAAGCCCTGTGCCGTCAGGGGGACGGCGGGTCGCGGGCGCCCACGTTGCTGGTCTGCCCGCTCTCGGTGCTCGGGAACTGGCAGCGGGAGGCCGCGCGGTTCACGCCCGGTCTTCGGGTTCGGGTGCACCACGGGCCCGAGCGGGACGTGAGCGGGATCGGTGAGGGGTGCGACCTGGTGCTCACCACGTACGCCGTGGTGGTGCGGGACGTCGAGGCGCTGCGCGGCGTGCGGTGGGACCGGGTGGTGCTGGACGAGGCGCAGAACGTGAAGAACAGCTCCACCCGCCAGTTCCGGGCCGTGCGGTCGCTGGACGCGCGGCACCGGGTCGCGCTGACCGGCACGCCCGTGGAGAACCGGCTGGCCGAGCTGTGGTCCGTCATGGACTTCGCCAACCCCGGCGTGCTCGGCACGGTGAGCACCTTCCGGGCGCGCTTCGCCGTGCCGGTGGAGCGGCACGGGGACGAGGACGCGGCGGTGCGGCTGCGGCGGGTCACGGCGCCGTTCGTGCTGCGCAGGCTCAAGACCGATCCCAGGGTCATCTCCGACCTGCCCGACAAGATCGAGGTCAAGCAGCTCTGCCCGCTCACGCCCGAGCAGGCGTCGCTGTACCAGGCGGTGCTGGACGACATGCTCGCCAAGGTCGACGGGTCGGAGGGGCAGGAGCGGCGCGGGCTGGTGCTGGCGTCGCTGTCCAAGCTGAAGCAGGTGTGCAACCACCCGGCCCAGCTGCTCGGCGACGGCTCGCGGGTGGCCGGGCGGTCCGGGAAGGTCAACCGGTTGGAGGAGGTGCTGGAGGAGGTGCTCGCCGACGGGGACAAGGCGCTGTGCTTCACCCAGTTCACCGAGTTCGGGTCGCTGCTGGCGCCGCACCTGTCGGCGCGGTTCGACACGGACGTGCTGTTCCTGCACGGGGGCACGCCCAAGCGCGCGCGGGACGCGATGGTCGAGCGGTTCCAGGGCGAGGGCGGGCCGTCGGTGTTCCTGCTGTCGCTGAAGGCCGGTGGCACGGGGCTGAACCTGACCGCGGCCAACCACGTGATCCACCTGGACCGGTGGTGGAACCCGGCGGTGGAGGACCAGGCGACGGACCGGGCGTTCCGGATCGGGCAGCGCAGGCACGTGCAGGTGCGGAAGTTCGTGTGCGCGGGGACGGTGGAGGAGCGGATCGACCGGATGGTGGAGCAGAAGCGCGGGCTGGCGCGGATGGTGGTCGGCACGGGCGAGGACTGGATCACCGAGCTGTCGACCGGGCAGCTGCGCGAGCTGCTGTCGCTGACCGGGGAGGTCTTCGATGAGTAG
- a CDS encoding DNA cytosine methyltransferase, whose amino-acid sequence MIDLFAGCGGMTSGFTSAGFEPVMAVEHDLHAASTYAANFGEDHVRWADIAAVPDSAVPRVDVVVGGPPCQGFSTLGSRDVDDPRNSLWREYLRVVRAARPSVFVIENVGRFLASTEFALLQAETEGYELSAGVLLAADFGVPQRRRRAIVIGSRVGKVELPAPTHARESWHAVRDVLTGLPEVPASTALPRASAEFFGRSVPGRFTSTDLHVGRNPTPLSLLRYRHVPPGGGRFDLPDELLPRCWREKKTGTTDVMGRMRWDEPSLTIRTEFYKPEKGQYLHPQWEPGEDGHRVDRPITHLEAARLQGFPDGFRWCGTKGGVARQIGNAVPPPLARAVAEHVRGALTGVARPGDFCPLCP is encoded by the coding sequence ATGATCGACCTGTTCGCCGGGTGCGGCGGCATGACCTCCGGTTTCACCTCGGCGGGGTTCGAGCCGGTCATGGCGGTGGAGCACGACCTGCACGCGGCGTCGACGTACGCGGCGAACTTCGGCGAGGACCACGTGCGGTGGGCCGACATCGCGGCGGTGCCGGACTCGGCGGTGCCGCGGGTGGACGTCGTGGTGGGCGGGCCGCCGTGCCAGGGGTTCTCGACGCTGGGCTCGCGGGACGTGGACGACCCCCGGAACTCGCTGTGGCGGGAGTACCTGCGGGTGGTGCGGGCGGCGCGGCCGTCGGTGTTCGTGATCGAGAACGTGGGGCGGTTCCTGGCGTCGACCGAGTTCGCGCTGCTCCAGGCCGAGACCGAGGGGTACGAGCTGTCGGCGGGGGTGCTGCTGGCGGCCGACTTCGGGGTGCCCCAGCGGAGGCGGCGGGCGATCGTGATCGGGTCGCGGGTGGGGAAGGTGGAGCTGCCCGCGCCCACGCACGCGCGCGAGTCGTGGCACGCGGTGCGGGACGTGCTGACCGGGTTGCCGGAGGTGCCCGCGTCGACCGCGCTGCCCAGGGCGTCGGCGGAGTTCTTCGGGCGGTCGGTGCCGGGGCGGTTCACGAGCACGGACCTGCACGTCGGGCGGAACCCGACGCCGCTGTCGCTGCTGCGGTACCGGCACGTGCCGCCGGGTGGCGGGCGGTTCGACCTGCCGGACGAGCTGCTGCCGAGGTGCTGGCGGGAGAAGAAGACCGGGACGACGGACGTGATGGGGCGGATGCGGTGGGACGAGCCGTCGCTGACCATCCGGACCGAGTTCTACAAGCCCGAGAAGGGGCAGTACCTGCACCCGCAGTGGGAGCCGGGCGAGGACGGGCACCGGGTGGACCGGCCGATCACGCACCTGGAGGCGGCGCGGCTGCAGGGGTTCCCGGACGGGTTCCGGTGGTGCGGGACGAAGGGCGGGGTGGCGCGGCAGATCGGCAACGCGGTGCCGCCGCCGCTGGCGCGGGCGGTGGCCGAGCACGTGCGCGGGGCGCTGACCGGCGTCGCTCGACCGGGTGACTTCTGCCCGCTCTGCCCGTGA
- a CDS encoding very short patch repair endonuclease codes for MSRQRSRDTGIEVALRRELHRLGLRYRVHRRPVRGVRREADVVFGPTRVAVFVDGCFWHGCPEHGTWPKRNGEFWRAKIEANRARDANTDLVLAEAGWAAVRVWEHEDPAVAAERVREAVLGRRGRLA; via the coding sequence ATGAGCAGGCAGCGCTCGCGCGACACCGGGATCGAGGTGGCGCTGCGCCGGGAGCTGCACCGGTTGGGCCTGCGGTACCGGGTGCACCGGCGGCCGGTGAGGGGCGTGCGGCGCGAGGCGGACGTGGTGTTCGGGCCGACGCGCGTGGCGGTGTTCGTGGACGGGTGCTTCTGGCACGGCTGCCCCGAGCACGGCACCTGGCCGAAGCGGAACGGCGAGTTCTGGCGGGCCAAGATCGAGGCGAACCGGGCGCGGGACGCGAACACGGACCTGGTGCTGGCCGAGGCCGGGTGGGCGGCGGTGCGGGTGTGGGAGCACGAGGACCCGGCGGTCGCGGCGGAGCGGGTGCGGGAGGCGGTTCTGGGGCGGCGCGGTCGGCTAGCCTGA
- a CDS encoding SWIM zinc finger family protein produces MSSRGGGGSGWGGGDKWRPARVAREEAEAEAARAAAGRVEAARAEAAAGAISDGGRGSANQGSAAPGRTTSAKQGTPSPATPDLPWSQRFLDVLGSFGMADAVKRGRVLVRGGRVMSFSVSSSLVVALVAGERDGQGPFRARVAVRRFDDGEWAAVEEALAGRAVFVAKLLAGTLPSGVEEVFGELGLSLLPRSSRELGMDCSCPAWEVPCEHLAAACQVLASALDDDPFTLLAWRGRERDELLDRLRASRAPGDDERSAPPLAAALDSFWVRPPARAASAGQGELTGADVSGQRVDAVLDELGELLVDGRPVRPVLRELYRRLPRRG; encoded by the coding sequence ATGAGTAGCCGAGGCGGTGGCGGCTCCGGGTGGGGCGGGGGCGACAAGTGGCGACCGGCTCGGGTGGCCAGGGAGGAGGCTGAGGCGGAAGCGGCACGGGCTGCGGCCGGGCGGGTGGAAGCAGCGCGGGCCGAGGCAGCCGCTGGCGCCATCAGCGACGGTGGTCGGGGCAGCGCCAACCAGGGCAGCGCCGCCCCCGGCAGGACCACGAGCGCCAAGCAGGGCACCCCCTCCCCCGCCACCCCCGACCTCCCCTGGTCGCAGCGGTTCCTCGACGTGCTGGGGTCGTTCGGGATGGCGGACGCCGTCAAGCGCGGGCGGGTGCTGGTTCGGGGTGGGCGGGTGATGAGCTTCTCCGTCTCCTCCAGTCTCGTGGTCGCGCTCGTCGCCGGGGAGCGGGACGGGCAGGGGCCGTTCCGGGCTCGGGTCGCGGTTCGGCGGTTCGACGACGGGGAGTGGGCGGCGGTGGAGGAGGCGTTGGCCGGGCGGGCGGTGTTCGTGGCCAAGCTGCTCGCCGGGACGCTGCCCTCCGGGGTCGAGGAGGTGTTCGGGGAGCTGGGGTTGTCGCTGCTGCCGCGCAGTTCGCGGGAGCTGGGTATGGACTGCTCCTGCCCCGCCTGGGAGGTGCCGTGCGAGCACCTCGCCGCCGCCTGCCAGGTGCTGGCGTCCGCGCTGGACGACGACCCGTTCACGCTGCTCGCCTGGCGCGGTCGGGAGCGGGACGAGCTGCTCGACCGGTTGCGGGCCTCGCGCGCCCCCGGTGACGACGAGCGCTCCGCGCCTCCGCTGGCTGCGGCGCTGGACTCGTTCTGGGTTCGGCCGCCCGCGCGCGCCGCCTCGGCCGGGCAGGGGGAGCTGACCGGCGCGGACGTGAGCGGGCAGCGGGTCGACGCGGTGCTGGACGAGCTGGGCGAGCTGCTCGTGGACGGGCGTCCGGTGCGGCCGGTGCTGCGCGAGCTGTACCGGCGCCTCCCCCGACGGGGGTGA
- a CDS encoding DUF2786 domain-containing protein — MESLREAVWRAATNRRARLPRTSPLSPAEVDGAVRAALRDALDPLWERGWTPGDVREVVGRAGDARAVAYLVDVLAAESERLGGLPALWREQLAELGARVWWDPELPHLDQWATRHIELRDDAVEVAVGVLASLIGLPPLPPIAPPPGSPLAGLEHRGVDARVLKRVRGLLAKAESTAFPEEAEALSAKAQELVTRHALERMPDEEPSAGSRRLWLDRKYFDGKAQVVHVVAEANRARAVVHADLGFVALVGAEVDLEIVELLSRSLLVQATRAMVAAGERAGKASEERSLGFRKSFLLAYAQRVGERLRVVNEVSDDRLLPVLAQRRKEVDQLFGRLFARTVSRTAVVRSAAGWDAGWDAAARADLDAGR, encoded by the coding sequence GTGGAGTCACTGCGCGAGGCGGTGTGGCGGGCCGCCACCAACCGGAGGGCGCGCCTGCCGCGCACCTCACCCCTGTCACCGGCCGAGGTGGACGGCGCCGTGCGCGCCGCGCTGCGGGACGCCCTGGACCCGCTGTGGGAGCGCGGCTGGACGCCGGGCGACGTGCGCGAGGTCGTGGGCAGGGCCGGGGACGCGCGGGCGGTGGCGTACCTGGTGGACGTGCTGGCCGCCGAGTCCGAGCGGCTGGGCGGGCTGCCCGCGCTGTGGCGGGAGCAGCTGGCGGAGCTGGGCGCGCGGGTCTGGTGGGACCCGGAGCTGCCGCACCTGGACCAGTGGGCCACCAGGCACATAGAGCTGCGCGACGACGCCGTGGAGGTGGCGGTCGGCGTGCTCGCGAGCCTGATCGGACTTCCGCCGCTGCCCCCGATCGCGCCGCCGCCGGGGTCGCCGCTGGCCGGGCTGGAGCACCGGGGCGTGGACGCGCGCGTGCTCAAGCGGGTGCGCGGGCTGCTGGCCAAGGCCGAGTCGACCGCGTTCCCCGAGGAGGCGGAGGCGCTGTCGGCGAAGGCGCAGGAGCTGGTGACGCGGCACGCGCTGGAGCGGATGCCGGACGAGGAGCCGTCGGCCGGGTCGCGGCGGTTGTGGCTGGACCGGAAGTACTTCGACGGCAAGGCCCAGGTGGTGCACGTGGTCGCCGAGGCGAACCGGGCGCGCGCGGTCGTGCACGCCGACCTGGGGTTCGTGGCGCTGGTGGGCGCCGAGGTTGACCTGGAGATCGTGGAACTGCTGTCGCGGTCGCTGCTGGTGCAGGCCACGCGCGCGATGGTCGCGGCGGGCGAGCGGGCCGGGAAGGCGTCGGAGGAGCGGTCGCTGGGGTTCCGCAAGTCGTTCCTGCTGGCGTACGCGCAGCGGGTCGGGGAGCGGCTGCGGGTGGTGAACGAGGTGTCGGACGACCGGTTGCTGCCGGTGCTGGCGCAGCGGCGCAAGGAGGTGGACCAGCTGTTCGGGCGGCTGTTCGCGCGGACCGTGTCCAGGACCGCGGTGGTGCGCAGCGCGGCCGGGTGGGACGCCGGGTGGGACGCGGCGGCCCGCGCGGACCTGGACGCCGGGCGGTGA
- a CDS encoding membrane protein: MEITGIVSALLIGVVVGGLGRLVVPGKQRMSLLTTVLVGIGAALLGTVGATVLGVADTAGVDWIELALQVGLAGAGVTFLSDRSKSHQYH; this comes from the coding sequence ATGGAGATCACCGGGATCGTCTCGGCGTTGCTGATCGGCGTCGTCGTGGGCGGTCTGGGCAGGCTGGTGGTGCCGGGCAAGCAGCGGATGTCACTGCTGACGACCGTGCTGGTCGGCATCGGCGCGGCCCTGCTGGGCACCGTCGGCGCGACCGTCCTGGGCGTCGCCGACACGGCGGGCGTCGACTGGATCGAACTGGCGCTCCAGGTGGGCCTGGCGGGCGCGGGCGTGACGTTCCTGTCCGACCGCAGCAAGTCCCACCAGTACCACTGA
- a CDS encoding acyl-CoA dehydrogenase, whose translation MLLDPHRYDAAHLDDESRRLLRAVVDWFEQRGKRRLIADDQAKVWYSEFLEFAAREKLFATFCTPACEADGNPDKRWDTARNAALSEVLGFYGLQYWYAWQVTVLGLGPIWMSGNAVARKRAAELLDDGAVFAFGLSEKEHGADVYSTDLVLTPDGDGGFRASGSKYYIGNGNVAGMVSVFGRRADLEGPDAYAFFAADSQHPAFHLVKNVVDSQMFVSEFELRDYPVTADDLLHTGQEAFSAALNTVNVGKFNLCTASIGICEHAFHEAITHAHNRVLYGKPVTAFPHVRQNFVDAYARLAAMKLFSDRAVDYFRSASPDDRRYLLFNPITKMKVTTEGERVVDLLWDVIAAKGFEKDTYFSMAARDIRALPKLEGTVHVNLALVLKFLPNYLFSPADDYPPVPTRHDPADDAFFWEQGPARGLGAIRFADWEEPYRAASDVPNVARFHERARALRELRVLDGQRGDLDLLLSLGHLFTLVVYGQLVLEQAALTGVDRDLVDQVFDVLVRDFAAGAVALHGKSASTPEQQAWALAQVVKPVVDGERFDRVWQRVEGLSGAYEMRP comes from the coding sequence GTGCTGCTCGACCCCCACCGCTACGACGCCGCCCACCTGGACGACGAGAGCCGACGCCTGCTGCGCGCGGTCGTCGACTGGTTCGAACAGCGCGGCAAGCGCAGGCTGATCGCCGACGACCAGGCCAAGGTCTGGTACTCGGAGTTCCTGGAGTTCGCCGCCCGCGAGAAGCTGTTCGCCACGTTCTGCACCCCCGCCTGCGAGGCGGACGGCAACCCGGACAAGCGCTGGGACACCGCCCGCAACGCCGCGCTGAGCGAGGTCCTCGGCTTCTACGGCCTCCAGTACTGGTACGCCTGGCAGGTCACCGTGCTCGGCCTCGGCCCGATCTGGATGAGCGGCAACGCCGTCGCCCGCAAGCGCGCCGCCGAGCTGCTCGACGACGGCGCGGTGTTCGCGTTCGGCCTGTCCGAGAAGGAGCACGGCGCGGACGTCTACTCCACCGACCTGGTGCTCACCCCGGACGGCGACGGCGGGTTCCGCGCGTCGGGGAGCAAGTACTACATCGGCAACGGCAACGTCGCGGGCATGGTCTCGGTGTTCGGGCGGCGCGCCGACCTGGAGGGCCCGGACGCGTACGCGTTCTTCGCGGCCGACTCGCAGCACCCGGCGTTCCACCTGGTCAAGAACGTGGTGGACTCGCAGATGTTCGTCAGCGAGTTCGAGCTGCGCGACTACCCGGTGACCGCCGACGACCTGCTGCACACCGGGCAGGAGGCGTTCAGCGCCGCGCTGAACACGGTCAACGTCGGCAAGTTCAACCTGTGCACCGCCTCGATCGGCATCTGCGAGCACGCGTTCCACGAGGCGATCACCCACGCGCACAACCGCGTCCTGTACGGCAAGCCGGTCACCGCCTTCCCGCACGTGCGGCAGAACTTCGTGGACGCCTACGCGCGCCTGGCCGCGATGAAGCTGTTCTCCGACCGCGCCGTGGACTACTTCCGCTCCGCCTCCCCGGACGACCGCCGCTACCTGCTGTTCAACCCCATCACCAAGATGAAGGTCACCACCGAGGGCGAGCGGGTGGTCGACCTGCTGTGGGACGTGATCGCCGCCAAGGGGTTCGAGAAGGACACGTACTTCTCCATGGCCGCCCGCGACATCCGCGCGCTGCCGAAGCTGGAGGGCACCGTCCACGTCAACCTGGCGCTGGTGCTGAAGTTCCTGCCGAACTACCTGTTCTCCCCCGCCGACGACTACCCGCCGGTGCCGACCAGGCACGACCCGGCGGACGACGCGTTCTTCTGGGAGCAGGGCCCGGCGCGCGGGCTGGGCGCGATCCGGTTCGCCGACTGGGAGGAGCCGTACCGGGCCGCCTCGGACGTGCCGAACGTGGCGCGCTTCCACGAGCGGGCCCGCGCGCTGCGGGAGCTGCGGGTGCTGGACGGGCAGCGCGGCGACCTGGACCTCCTGCTCAGCCTCGGCCACCTGTTCACGCTGGTGGTGTACGGGCAGCTGGTGCTGGAGCAGGCCGCGCTGACCGGGGTGGACCGGGACCTGGTCGACCAGGTCTTCGACGTGCTGGTGCGGGACTTCGCGGCGGGCGCGGTGGCGCTGCACGGGAAGTCCGCGTCGACGCCGGAGCAGCAGGCGTGGGCGCTGGCGCAGGTGGTGAAGCCGGTCGTGGACGGCGAGCGGTTCGACCGGGTGTGGCAGCGGGTCGAGGGGCTGTCGGGGGCGTACGAGATGCGGCCCTAG